Proteins co-encoded in one Flavobacterium sp. M31R6 genomic window:
- a CDS encoding GNAT family N-acetyltransferase, with product MITREATIKDWGILQSFFKIIYRDNHPLHSKEFWNWQFGNKNEGRSFICINEKGEIVGHVGANFGGGMAWIINVYLNEECRGKGVLGSLYALARDYYPLAATAANEAGLGLYKNMRWYRYHDLVRYVKINPNIKDKSFANVCSPIRVSIDDFINKDSHYFQQPMIKGILLKDGSRAVSQENVGGLRIVDIENLHQLEEQSWELGYLWMDYITSWNDLKTKDLEKNGWVLDYKAIIPWRLNPVEENRFCDITFLSEEPLDREFIVHRSFSDHGRIGSLVI from the coding sequence ATGATAACAAGAGAGGCGACAATAAAGGATTGGGGAATATTGCAATCCTTTTTTAAAATTATTTATAGAGATAATCATCCATTACATAGTAAAGAATTTTGGAATTGGCAATTTGGTAACAAAAATGAAGGGCGCTCTTTTATATGCATAAATGAAAAAGGAGAGATAGTAGGTCATGTGGGAGCTAATTTTGGTGGTGGAATGGCTTGGATAATTAATGTTTATCTTAATGAAGAATGTCGTGGAAAAGGAGTCTTAGGTAGTCTTTATGCTTTAGCTAGGGACTATTATCCGCTAGCCGCTACAGCTGCAAATGAAGCAGGGCTTGGATTGTACAAAAATATGAGGTGGTATAGATATCATGATTTAGTTCGTTATGTGAAAATAAATCCTAATATTAAGGATAAAAGCTTTGCAAATGTTTGTTCTCCTATTCGAGTTTCTATTGATGATTTTATAAATAAAGACAGTCATTATTTTCAACAACCAATGATAAAAGGAATCCTTTTGAAAGATGGTTCCAGAGCAGTAAGTCAAGAAAACGTAGGGGGATTGAGAATTGTGGATATAGAAAATCTTCATCAATTAGAAGAACAGTCTTGGGAATTAGGGTACTTATGGATGGATTATATTACATCCTGGAATGATTTAAAGACAAAAGATTTAGAAAAAAACGGATGGGTTTTGGATTATAAAGCGATAATACCATGGCGCTTGAATCCAGTTGAAGAAAATCGTTTTTGCGATATTACATTTCTTTCGGAGGAACCTTTAGATCGAGAGTTTATAGTTCATAGGTCTTTTTCAGATCACGGCAGAAT